Proteins encoded within one genomic window of Amorphoplanes friuliensis DSM 7358:
- a CDS encoding DNRLRE domain-containing protein yields MTVPRLLSPLVRTRARLACTLVAVPAVLVAASVPLWLPGDDESPAQRDQGVDVVPVALGPKDESTAMAEARSTGKDVLVDKATSGTSLTWARPDGQMRTQVTAVPQRAKNSAGQWAPIDLKLTRTGNTVQPGNSPVPVRFSAGSKTPGDTTLAEMDLDGRTITYTWPGALPEPVLDGSRALYPEVLSGVDLLLVAREEGGFANLLIVKNREAAANKELGSLAYGLSSAQAVFRHDSTTGGVRIFDAKTKAEIGSVPTPFAWDSSGRDPESPTAPRLSVATPADVLELSGLQGLEPGVRQAPMPTRLDGDGTGKAVLHLDAAGTGLLTDKNVRFPVFLDPPINSGEQAWTLVHKPNPNSNFLNGTGFNGGTSEARVGYETETNGLARSFWRMAFKNIKGATVSSASFKVLNTHSWSCTKREFQLWHTGAISSGTTWNKQPSWITLQQKVSFAYGYASSCSDDYAAFNIKNAAQAAADSGSTNLTLGMRATSEGDTETWRKFKANSATLEATYNTPPKEPTGGTTNPGGACTPGPGNGVTIAKTNIVLSATATDPDGNLEKLRFRYWKTGGTVPSGVLVTPNSSGKASTTIASTTLVDKATYSWDVRSEDSSDAVSSFFPGNTTEPCRFTVDASAPAAPEVTSDDYPEATSDGATWATKKFGETGSVTFTAEGAARFEYSFEYISPLSVTANASGTATVTGLKPRHAGPTSLIVYAYDKAGNRSVLTSYTTYVPPRDDADGPGDTGGDGINDLLVVDGNGHLRTLPGDLAGELYTSLASSYTTGNKLNPAGHWFDSATGKSALIAHYDDAYPGDGITDLFARTPDGGFYLYPGDGYGSFNVDQRLRVLLPSNTPAPSTWTELLAVGDITGDKRPDLALRAGTAFWVLSGYSGASFQEAVLMEGTAWARRDLIAIRDIDVDGTPDLLWRNLDAGGMYVRHGKPGTIAGSVSLDSIKIAGNSRAGDVSYGTNWQETAIKEVISFPDSNADGVADLWAISATDGNTRLYNPSKTNTGASIKTVLSNDWRSIKAFG; encoded by the coding sequence GTGACCGTGCCTCGCCTGCTCAGTCCTCTCGTGCGCACCCGTGCCCGGTTGGCCTGCACCCTCGTCGCTGTCCCCGCGGTGCTCGTCGCCGCCTCGGTGCCGTTGTGGCTTCCGGGAGACGATGAATCACCTGCGCAGCGGGACCAGGGGGTCGATGTCGTTCCGGTTGCTCTCGGCCCTAAGGACGAGAGCACGGCGATGGCCGAGGCTCGCAGCACCGGCAAGGACGTGCTGGTCGACAAGGCCACCAGCGGCACGTCGCTGACCTGGGCACGGCCCGACGGTCAGATGCGTACGCAGGTGACCGCGGTGCCGCAACGGGCGAAGAACTCCGCCGGGCAGTGGGCGCCGATCGACCTGAAGCTGACGCGGACCGGCAACACCGTGCAGCCCGGGAACAGCCCGGTCCCCGTGCGTTTCTCCGCCGGCAGCAAGACGCCCGGTGACACCACTCTCGCCGAGATGGACCTCGACGGCCGCACGATCACCTACACCTGGCCGGGCGCGCTGCCGGAGCCGGTGCTCGACGGCTCGCGGGCTCTCTACCCCGAGGTGCTGTCCGGTGTGGACCTGCTGCTGGTCGCCCGCGAGGAAGGCGGCTTCGCCAACCTGCTGATCGTGAAGAACCGCGAGGCCGCCGCGAACAAGGAGCTCGGCTCGCTGGCCTACGGCCTCAGCTCGGCGCAGGCGGTCTTCCGCCATGACAGCACCACCGGTGGTGTCCGCATCTTCGACGCCAAGACCAAGGCCGAGATCGGCTCCGTCCCGACCCCCTTCGCCTGGGACTCCTCCGGCCGCGACCCCGAATCCCCCACGGCCCCGCGCCTGTCGGTGGCCACCCCCGCCGACGTGCTCGAGCTCTCCGGTCTGCAGGGCCTGGAGCCGGGGGTACGCCAGGCGCCGATGCCGACGCGACTCGACGGCGACGGCACCGGTAAGGCTGTCCTGCACCTCGACGCCGCCGGCACCGGGTTGCTGACCGACAAGAACGTCCGCTTCCCGGTCTTCCTCGACCCGCCGATCAACAGCGGTGAGCAGGCCTGGACGCTGGTGCACAAGCCGAACCCGAACAGCAACTTCCTCAACGGCACCGGCTTCAACGGCGGCACCTCGGAGGCGCGTGTCGGCTACGAGACCGAGACCAACGGCCTGGCCCGCTCGTTCTGGCGGATGGCCTTCAAGAACATCAAGGGCGCGACGGTCAGCTCGGCTAGCTTCAAGGTGCTGAACACCCACTCGTGGTCCTGCACCAAACGTGAGTTCCAGCTCTGGCACACCGGCGCCATCTCCTCGGGTACCACCTGGAACAAACAGCCGAGCTGGATCACCCTGCAGCAGAAGGTCTCCTTCGCGTACGGCTACGCCAGCTCCTGCTCCGACGACTACGCGGCCTTCAACATCAAGAACGCGGCGCAGGCGGCGGCCGACAGCGGCAGCACCAACCTGACGCTGGGGATGCGCGCCACCAGCGAGGGCGACACCGAGACCTGGCGCAAGTTCAAGGCCAACTCCGCGACGCTCGAGGCGACCTACAACACGCCCCCCAAGGAGCCGACCGGCGGCACGACCAACCCCGGCGGCGCCTGCACTCCAGGCCCGGGCAACGGTGTGACGATCGCCAAGACCAACATCGTGCTCTCGGCGACCGCCACGGACCCCGACGGCAACCTCGAGAAGCTCCGCTTCCGTTACTGGAAGACCGGCGGCACCGTGCCGTCCGGCGTGTTGGTGACCCCGAACAGCTCCGGCAAGGCGTCGACGACGATCGCCTCCACCACGCTGGTCGACAAGGCGACGTACTCGTGGGACGTCCGCTCGGAGGACTCGTCGGACGCCGTGTCGTCGTTCTTCCCCGGCAACACCACCGAGCCCTGCCGCTTCACGGTCGATGCTTCCGCGCCGGCGGCACCCGAGGTCACCAGCGACGACTACCCCGAGGCCACGTCGGACGGCGCGACCTGGGCGACGAAGAAGTTCGGTGAGACCGGCTCGGTCACGTTCACCGCCGAGGGCGCCGCCCGCTTCGAGTACTCGTTCGAATACATCTCGCCCCTGTCCGTGACCGCCAACGCCAGCGGCACCGCCACCGTCACCGGCCTCAAGCCCCGGCACGCCGGACCGACGTCGCTGATCGTGTACGCGTACGACAAGGCGGGCAACCGCAGTGTGTTGACCAGCTACACGACGTACGTGCCGCCGCGCGACGACGCCGACGGCCCGGGTGACACCGGTGGTGACGGCATCAACGACCTGCTGGTCGTCGACGGCAACGGCCACCTGCGGACGCTGCCCGGCGACCTCGCCGGTGAGCTCTACACCTCGCTCGCCTCGTCGTACACGACCGGCAACAAGCTCAACCCGGCCGGCCACTGGTTCGACTCCGCCACCGGCAAGTCCGCGCTGATCGCCCACTACGACGACGCGTACCCGGGTGACGGCATCACCGACCTGTTCGCCCGCACCCCCGACGGCGGCTTCTACCTGTACCCGGGTGACGGCTACGGCAGCTTCAACGTCGACCAGCGCCTGCGGGTCCTGCTCCCGTCCAACACGCCGGCCCCGTCCACCTGGACGGAGCTCCTGGCGGTCGGCGACATCACCGGCGACAAGCGACCGGACCTGGCCCTGCGCGCAGGCACCGCCTTCTGGGTGCTCAGCGGATATTCCGGAGCCAGCTTCCAGGAGGCCGTCCTGATGGAGGGCACCGCCTGGGCCCGCCGCGACCTCATCGCCATCCGCGACATCGACGTGGACGGCACACCGGACCTCCTCTGGCGCAACCTCGACGCCGGCGGCATGTACGTCCGCCACGGCAAGCCGGGCACGATCGCGGGCAGCGTGTCCCTCGACTCGATCAAGATCGCCGGCAACTCCCGCGCGGGTGACGTCTCCTACGGCACGAACTGGCAGGAGACAGCCATCAAGGAAGTCATCAGCTTCCCCGACTCCAACGCCGACGGGGTGGCCGACCTGTGGGCCATCTCGGCGACGGACGGCAACACGCGCCTCTACAACCCGTCCAAGACCAACACCGGAGCCTCGATCAAGACCGTCCTGTCGAACGACTGGCGCTCGATCAAGGCCTTCGGCTGA